One window of Quercus robur chromosome 5, dhQueRobu3.1, whole genome shotgun sequence genomic DNA carries:
- the LOC126728155 gene encoding uncharacterized protein LOC126728155, translating into MIAWAIWERRNRKRLLQLVWDVGDVVSRALDFLREFIDIQKHPLHRPVPKEVIKWSPPDESVYKINFNGAVFEEQGSAGLGVVVRDSTGLVISALSQKIRFPGSAVMVEAQATRRVVLFAKEINVFRVVVEGDSLQVIKVVNSSKRSKTPYGHIIDETRLLSSSLSCCNFVHVQREGNKLAHALTR; encoded by the coding sequence ATGATAGCTTGGGCGATATGGGAGCGAAGGAACAGAAAAAGATTGCTTCAGCTGGTTTGGGACGTGGGTGACGTGGTGAGCAGAGCTTTAGATTTTTTGAGAGAATTCATAGATATTCAGAAGCATCCCTTGCATCGGCCAGTACCCAAGGAAGTGATTAAATGGTCACCACCAGATGAAAGTGTGTACAAAATCAATTTTAACGGGGCAGTTTTTGAGGAGCAAGGTAGTGCCGGCTTAGGGGTGGTGGTCAGAGACTCGACAGGCTTGGTGATCAGTGCGCTCAGCCAAAAGATTAGGTTCCCTGGCTCAGCGGTGATGGTGGAGGCCCAAGCTACTCGTAGGGTAGTCTTGTTTGCCAAGGAAATCAACGTTTTTCGGGTTGTGGTGGAGGGTGATTCTCTGCAAGTAATCAAAGTTGTTAATTCCTCAAAGCGGTCTAAGACTCCATATGGGCATATTATTGATGAAACTAGATTACTGTCATCTTCTTTATCTTGCTGTAACTTTGTTCATGTTCAACGTGAGGGTAATAAGTTAGCTCATGCCCTTACACGTTGA